The genomic segment GCCTCTTATCCACATCAAGGCTACACCCCACAAACGACTCACCCGTTAAGTCTTTAATTTCATTTGTATTATTATTAATCATTCTTTCCACCACAGGCTGCGCTATAAAAACAGGTGTAAAAGCTATTAAGCCGGAAAGGCAGCTTACGCAGCTCAACGCGAATGCGGTGAATTCTGAGTCCTTATCAAAAGAAGCTATAAGGTTTTTGCAATACAACAGCCTGTACAAATTATGGAGAATAGATCCTGAGCAGGCCATAATTAATCTCGACAAATTACTATTCACTCGCAGCTTAAATAAAAGAAGCCGTGACATTTTATATTTTTTAGCTGAAATGTGTTTTTTAAAATCCAAGCAAAAACGTATAACAGATGAAACTCGGGCTAAATATCTAAATTCCTGCGTAGTATATTCTTATTCTTACCTTTTTGATGAGCAAGCAATACCAGCCTTGGACCCTCTTCAGCCTCATAATTACTGGGCAACACGCATGTATAATCAGGCGTTAATGAAATCAGCCCTAGATATACGAGATCGTCTGAAGAATGTAATTCCTAATATGCAAATTCCGCTTATTCGCGGCACAATTAAACTATCTGTAAAAAACACAGATTTTCCAGCAAGTGCGTATATATTTGATTCCTTTCACGTTACCTCTGAATTCAAAGTCACAGGTATGCACGAGCATGTTGAGAAATCTGGTCTCGGTCTACCTGTTATCGTCGAGCGCGAGGTAAGCACTACAAAAGTCACCAATAGTCAGGAAGTTTTAGCTAAACAGCCTACTGGACGAGTCAGACAGGTAATAGCTGCATCATTTTTTGTTCGACTAGAAAATTTTCCGCGAGGCGGTCCTAATACGTCAGAGATAAACGCAAGCCTTGAAATTTATGACCCACTAGAAACAAATAGCTTAAATATTCATGGACACAAAATACCATTAGCCGCGGATCTTACTACTCCTCTGGCATACTCTGTAGGCAAATTCCCGCTTCCGAGTGGCATTACAGGATTGTTCGATATTGAATCTTGGTCAAAACTACAGGGACTTTATACAATGGGACCATATCGCAAGGATAAAATACCACTGGTTTTCGTACATGGATTAATGTCTTCACCGCAGACATGGGTTCGAATGCTAAACTCCCTTTTGGGAGATGTTGTAATTCGAGACCGCTATCAAATTTGGGTGTTCATGTACCCTACTGGTAATCCGCTATTCTATTCAGCTTCATTACTTAGAGACTCCTTAAACAATATGCGCAACACTTATGATCCCAAGGGTCTAAATCCAAATTTCAATAGCATGGTTCTAGTAGGTCACAGCATGGGGGGGATACTTTCAAAACTGATGGTAACTCCTAGCGGAGATGAAGTATGGAAAGGAGCTCTCCCCATTCATCCAGATAAAATGAATTTACCAAAAGAGACTCAAGATCTTGTCAACAACATTGCTTTCTTCAAGCCGCTTCCATATGTCGAAAGAGTCGTATTTATAGCAACTCCACACAGAGGTTCAGACTGGGCTGTTAATCCATTTGCCAAGTTCTTTTCTGGCCTCGTAAACCTACCGGCCAAGTTACTCAAATCATCTTCGGAAATATTTAACAGTGTTGGAAAGAATGTGTCTAAAGAAGAAAAAGCGAAAATAGCAGTAAAAACAAGCTCTACAGGAATTGATAACCTATCCCCAGAACATCAGGCTATTAAAACATCATCTAAATTACCTATATCAGAGAATGTTACTTGGCATTCAATAATTGGAGATATTGAGGAGGCAGGCAAAACAAATGGAACTGACTCTGTCGTTGAATACACCAGCTCTCATATTGAAGGAGCTAGCTCAGAACTGATTATAAAATCTGAGCACGGCGCCCATAACACCCAAGCAGGTGTAATCGAAGTTATCCGCATCCTTCATGAGCATCTTAAAGAGAATGATGCGGAACTGATTATCACTGAATAAATTCTATGATGCGCTCTTCCAGATATGGATAGAAAGGATTTGAGCGCAATCGAAGCATATCACTAGGAGATATACGCATTACTCCAGACTCTCCACGCATCTCGAGGCGTCCTAGATGTATAGAGGGGCTATTCGGATCACCAAGCCTTCCATAGACAGGATCAGTTTCAGGGAACGGCAATGAGATATGAGACAGTGAATGAATACCAAATGGCCATGACATGGAAATATCCGTCGTTTCACTTATTCTGCCATCAGGATATTTCCTAAAAAGACTTACTTCTTCACCGTTAGAGCGTTTGTTAGTAATAATGCTTAAAGAAAAAGGCAGTTGTTCATCTCTAAGCACCTCCAAATACTCAATAGATGGGCTATTTAAAAGCTGGCTGCCCTCTGCATCTCTATTTATATCAAATAAAACCAGATCATGATCATTGTCGGGCAAATGTAGAAACAGCTCGTGCACAAGATCGCGAGTTGAAACCGTTGTATCTACAATTGATTGAAATGCTAATACTGGTGGGAAGTCCTTAAAAGTTCCATCAGCCTTGCGCGCGCGCCTCTTTTCCAGCAATACCATCGTCAATGCATGTGTTTGCGCTCCGGCATTCACAGCAAATGAAGAATATTTATATGGGTCATATTCAGGCTTAACAGAACTCCACGCAAGTTTCTCAAGGCCCATCAATTCACCAAGTGCCGCCTGCCATTTTGCCATTACGGCAAAAGGAGTCACGCCCATTGCTGGCGATATTAGAACCAGTCCTGAGAGCTTAGGTAATGAAGGCTCTTTCAAAGTGTCAAAAGCATAGTTTACGCCCAGCGCGCCGCCATTAGAGTATCCAACAATATACAGAGGCTTTCCTTTAGCCACACTCTGCAAATACTGCATGCCTATATCAACTGCCGCCGCCATATCCTGCCATGTTATAGATAGCAGGCCCGATGGTGCCACCCCATGACCTGGAAGACGGAGCCCCACAACATAAGCACCCTTTTTGTTAAGTGCTTCACCAATGTTCCGCAAACTGTACGGCGAATCCGACATTCCGTGCAGCAGTAATACACCGCACTTCGGATCAGCATTCTTTAGCTCAAACGAACGGTTCCAATTGGGAGAAATAAGGTTCGGGTCAGACATACTGCCGGGCCTGAATCGACTAATGGACTGTTTTTCGTTTGGTGAAATATGCTTAACAATTTTATTATCTAATTCACGAAAGAGCTTATCCTCTAAAGCCATGTATTGCTCAAAGTTTGTTACACCTGAATCAGCGGTAAAAATAGATTCAAATTTAATCTTATGCCAGACATCAAGATCAGGCTGATTATTGAGATATAATATACCACCAACAACGACTATTATGAGTGCGCTGACTAAAAAATACAGTCCTAATTTGCAAATTTTTACTAAATATTTCCAGAAGAAAGACATGTGGTAATCCTTTTAGACAGCGAGCAATTAATAAGCATAATTTTGCATTACACAGGCCCTTTACATAACTTGAAAACAAAAGAGCGTCCACTTTTCTCAAATTTAAAATCAATTGACGGCTTTCTTTTGACCTCTTATTAACAAGAGCAACTTTTGAAAATATTCACGTTAAATAATATAGAATGCCAACAAAAAGGAAATACCATGCCAGAATCCAAACCAGAACCTAACAAACCACATATTGATAAAAATACTATTTTCTGGACAATCATTGTCCCGACTTTACTTGCCGTCGCTCTTTATACTTACAATCGTATGAATGAAGATACCAATATGTTTGCCCCGCTGCTTAACGCTACTGAAATAAGCACCGTAGACAAGTAAAAACCTCTTGCCACCCCCAAATCTCCCAACTATCATTCGCCCAGATTAAATACATCATATAATATAGCATAACGCACACAACAGACATATAATTATGAATAAAGTCCTCACAACTTGTCCCTACTGCGGGACCGGTTGCAATTTATACCTTCATATTGAAGATGGACAGCTAATCAGCGCATCTCCCGCCACTGGCAAATCCGTTAACAATGGAAGTTTATGCGCCAAAGGGCATTTTGGTTTTGACTTTGTAAACCACTCAGACCGCT from the Maridesulfovibrio frigidus DSM 17176 genome contains:
- a CDS encoding esterase/lipase family protein; amino-acid sequence: MYCLLSTSRLHPTNDSPVKSLISFVLLLIILSTTGCAIKTGVKAIKPERQLTQLNANAVNSESLSKEAIRFLQYNSLYKLWRIDPEQAIINLDKLLFTRSLNKRSRDILYFLAEMCFLKSKQKRITDETRAKYLNSCVVYSYSYLFDEQAIPALDPLQPHNYWATRMYNQALMKSALDIRDRLKNVIPNMQIPLIRGTIKLSVKNTDFPASAYIFDSFHVTSEFKVTGMHEHVEKSGLGLPVIVEREVSTTKVTNSQEVLAKQPTGRVRQVIAASFFVRLENFPRGGPNTSEINASLEIYDPLETNSLNIHGHKIPLAADLTTPLAYSVGKFPLPSGITGLFDIESWSKLQGLYTMGPYRKDKIPLVFVHGLMSSPQTWVRMLNSLLGDVVIRDRYQIWVFMYPTGNPLFYSASLLRDSLNNMRNTYDPKGLNPNFNSMVLVGHSMGGILSKLMVTPSGDEVWKGALPIHPDKMNLPKETQDLVNNIAFFKPLPYVERVVFIATPHRGSDWAVNPFAKFFSGLVNLPAKLLKSSSEIFNSVGKNVSKEEKAKIAVKTSSTGIDNLSPEHQAIKTSSKLPISENVTWHSIIGDIEEAGKTNGTDSVVEYTSSHIEGASSELIIKSEHGAHNTQAGVIEVIRILHEHLKENDAELIITE
- a CDS encoding alpha/beta hydrolase, whose product is MSFFWKYLVKICKLGLYFLVSALIIVVVGGILYLNNQPDLDVWHKIKFESIFTADSGVTNFEQYMALEDKLFRELDNKIVKHISPNEKQSISRFRPGSMSDPNLISPNWNRSFELKNADPKCGVLLLHGMSDSPYSLRNIGEALNKKGAYVVGLRLPGHGVAPSGLLSITWQDMAAAVDIGMQYLQSVAKGKPLYIVGYSNGGALGVNYAFDTLKEPSLPKLSGLVLISPAMGVTPFAVMAKWQAALGELMGLEKLAWSSVKPEYDPYKYSSFAVNAGAQTHALTMVLLEKRRARKADGTFKDFPPVLAFQSIVDTTVSTRDLVHELFLHLPDNDHDLVLFDINRDAEGSQLLNSPSIEYLEVLRDEQLPFSLSIITNKRSNGEEVSLFRKYPDGRISETTDISMSWPFGIHSLSHISLPFPETDPVYGRLGDPNSPSIHLGRLEMRGESGVMRISPSDMLRLRSNPFYPYLEERIIEFIQ